The region GGCTTCCGCACGGGACTGGGACGGATTCCGGCTCCGGCTGGCCGCCCAGGCTCCACGATGGATGGTCGGCGGGATCAACTTCTACCGCTCGCCCGAGGTCCCCTGGCCGGCTCCGGCCGACGAGGCAGCCACCGTACCGGCACCCCGCCGGGAGGTCGGCCCGGTGGACGGGAACGGGCCACTCGACGGCACCGACCGCGTCACTGCCGGTTGACCTCCTGCATCCAGAGGACCATGGTTCGTGACTCGCGGAGCCGCCAGCCCGCCGACGTACGCACCGCGGCGCAGGTCAGTCGCAGGCCGCTCGTCAGGTGGGGTGCCGGCGATCGGAGTATCCGTGGACATGGCATCCCTTCTTCGTTGGATCATCCAACGTTGGCGCCACCAACCATACAGAAATTCATTGGCCGCGCCAACGATGTATGGTGGCTGTCGTGGAAGAGACACCCGCACGCCTGGCCGGGAAGCCGAGTTGGCTGCTCACCCAGTTGGCAGTGCACGCCCACCGGTTGGCCTCCGACGGCTTCGGCGAGGTGGGCGCGCGCGGATACCACTACCGGATCCTGTCCGCGCTGGACGAGTTCGGGGTGGCCAGCCAGGCCGAACTCGGTCGCCGGTGCAACATGGACCGCAGCGACGTGGTGGCGGCGATCAACGAACTGGCCGAGCGGGGTTTTGTCGAACGGACGCCGGACCCGGGCGACCGAAGGCGCAACATGGTGACCCTCACCGCGGCGGGTGATCGGCAACTCCGACGATTGGACCGCGCACTCGACAAGGTCCAGGACGACCTGCTCGAACCCCTTCCGGCCGAGGACAGGGACACCCTGACCCGCCTGCTCAGCCAACTGCTCACGTACCACCAGCGGGCCTAGACCGGGCTCCATGGCGGGGTCGACCAGTAGGACCAGAATTCTCGGTAAGGTGGCCGGCTCCGGCGTCGCCACCGGCCAGGAGCGGGCCCGGAGGGGCGCGGCACCGCCGGTCAGTGCCAGTCGTCCGCACGGGGACGAGTGGCGGCCATCTTGGCGGCCATCCCGTACCCGACCAGCAGCAGCGCGGCCAGCCACAACGGCGCGGGCAGGGCCAGCCAGCGCAGCAGGGCGGCACCCACGATCGCACCGCAGAGCAACGCGAGCACGGACAGCAGCGGCCGAGGCGACAGCGGCGCATGGCCGGCGTCCACCACCAGGCCGGTGATGCTCCGGGTCAGCACGGTGGTGGGCAGACCGGGCACACCGAGACGACGAACCACGCCGTTCTGCCCGCCCATCGCCAGCCCCAGCAGCCCGAGCAGTCCGAGCTGGGTAGCCAGGTTCGGTACCCCGACGACGCTGACCACGATCGCGGCGATGACGACAAGCCCGGCCTGTACCCCGGTGGCGACCGCCAGCAGGCGGCCCCGGTGCGGGGTCCGGTCGGCCGCCCACCGGCCGCCGAGCCGGGCGCCCAGCGCGAAGGCCGCCAATGCCAGCAGACTCGCCTCGATCGAGACCCCGCCCGTCCCGGCGATGGCGAAACCCAGAAACACCAC is a window of Micromonospora sp. NBC_01699 DNA encoding:
- a CDS encoding MarR family winged helix-turn-helix transcriptional regulator, with the protein product MEETPARLAGKPSWLLTQLAVHAHRLASDGFGEVGARGYHYRILSALDEFGVASQAELGRRCNMDRSDVVAAINELAERGFVERTPDPGDRRRNMVTLTAAGDRQLRRLDRALDKVQDDLLEPLPAEDRDTLTRLLSQLLTYHQRA
- a CDS encoding YoaK family protein, which codes for MTERRPQGPLPGLLVGLTVVSGLVDAFSLLGLGRVFVANMTGNVVFLGFAIAGTGGVSIEASLLALAAFALGARLGGRWAADRTPHRGRLLAVATGVQAGLVVIAAIVVSVVGVPNLATQLGLLGLLGLAMGGQNGVVRRLGVPGLPTTVLTRSITGLVVDAGHAPLSPRPLLSVLALLCGAIVGAALLRWLALPAPLWLAALLLVGYGMAAKMAATRPRADDWH